The Streptomyces sp. NBC_01275 genome has a segment encoding these proteins:
- a CDS encoding NAD(P)-dependent oxidoreductase: MKRPVVGFVGLGNMGGALAANLVRAGFEVVAHDAAGPARTPLGARWAPSPADLARDTDVVVLSLPDGPVCETVVGDLVAVRDRRLTHVVDTSTVGVSAARRLAATGLAYVDAPVSGGVAGARRRTLMVMYAGTDDDCAHVEPVLAGLSDRRRRVGSRPGQAQALKLANNFLAATALAATSEAVAFGASAGLDPALMLEVLNASSGRSGATADKFPDEVLTGRYASGFSNTLMAKDVRLYLREVAEQGGAAAVAAVTDAVWEAFSAQRPGADFTRIYPFTTGS; the protein is encoded by the coding sequence GTGAAGCGGCCCGTGGTCGGCTTCGTGGGCCTGGGCAACATGGGCGGCGCGCTGGCCGCGAACCTCGTCCGGGCGGGCTTCGAGGTGGTGGCCCACGACGCCGCGGGCCCGGCCCGCACCCCGCTGGGGGCCCGCTGGGCGCCGAGCCCGGCCGACCTCGCCCGGGACACCGACGTCGTCGTGCTCAGCCTGCCCGACGGACCGGTCTGCGAGACGGTCGTAGGCGATCTCGTCGCCGTCCGCGACCGACGGCTGACGCATGTCGTGGACACCTCCACGGTCGGCGTGTCGGCGGCCCGCCGCCTGGCCGCGACGGGCCTGGCGTACGTGGACGCACCGGTGTCGGGCGGGGTGGCGGGAGCCCGCAGACGCACCCTGATGGTCATGTACGCGGGCACGGACGACGACTGCGCGCACGTCGAGCCGGTGCTGGCGGGGCTCAGCGACCGCCGCCGACGGGTCGGGAGCCGGCCCGGACAGGCGCAGGCGCTGAAGCTCGCCAACAACTTCCTGGCCGCCACCGCGCTCGCCGCGACCAGCGAGGCCGTCGCCTTCGGCGCCTCCGCCGGGCTGGACCCGGCGCTGATGCTGGAGGTCCTCAACGCCTCCAGCGGGCGCAGCGGGGCCACCGCCGACAAGTTCCCCGACGAGGTGCTGACCGGCCGCTACGCCTCCGGCTTCAGCAACACGCTGATGGCGAAGGACGTACGGCTGTATCTGCGCGAGGTGGCCGAGCAGGGCGGGGCGGCGGCGGTGGCCGCGGTGACGGACGCGGTGTGGGAGGCGTTCTCGGCGCAACGGCCTGGCGCGGACTTCACCCGCATCTACCCGTTCACGACCGGGAGTTGA
- a CDS encoding carboxymuconolactone decarboxylase family protein, translating to MYDGDWQRAARAVRAEIIGDDGSRAAPPGDPVPPEYQDYLTAIAWGVWARGGPLAPRDRSLLVLAMTAATGRMDEFRIHLRASPNAGVSDDEVNELLFQITAYCGAPAGNAARSVIREVRTARETR from the coding sequence ATGTACGACGGCGACTGGCAGCGGGCCGCGCGGGCGGTGCGGGCCGAGATCATCGGCGACGACGGGAGCCGGGCGGCTCCACCCGGGGATCCGGTGCCGCCCGAGTACCAGGACTACCTGACCGCCATAGCCTGGGGCGTCTGGGCGCGCGGCGGCCCGCTCGCCCCCCGCGACCGCAGCCTGCTGGTGCTGGCGATGACGGCCGCGACCGGCCGGATGGACGAGTTCCGCATCCATCTGCGCGCCAGCCCGAACGCGGGCGTGAGCGACGACGAGGTGAACGAGCTGCTGTTCCAGATCACCGCGTACTGCGGCGCCCCCGCCGGCAACGCGGCCCGCTCGGTCATCCGCGAGGTGCGCACCGCGCGGGAGACCCGGTGA
- a CDS encoding aldehyde dehydrogenase, with the protein MTATARHQHWIDGEDAEPADRAWLPTLDPATRERGDEIAAGGPADVDRAVAAAERARREWADLSPAARGAVLHRIADLIAEDAETLMRLERACTGKVTAQLRLEIDLSAQYFRYYAGVVRAAGQGGVIEQGAGVHTYTRYEPYGVVGVVTPWNLPLNQACRALAPALAMGNAVVAKPSEFTSVSTLRLARLASRAGLPDGILNVVTGTGPEAGAALAAHPGVRRLAFTGSVATGRLLAGVAAARLVPLTLELGCKSPLLVFADADLDRAVDAVVTALAANSGQVCSAATRLLVEESVHDEVVDRVVAAVEKLRPGVDFGPLITEAQYRKVLGFLTDADSPVPVTGGGPYTDGPAARGLYVRPTVYARVDPGARLAREEVFGPVLVTLPFRDEADALALANDTDYGLVAAVWSGDLARGLRLAERIDAGQVAVNGGPLTVETPFGGYKQSGYGREKGLAALHEYAQLKTVSARLY; encoded by the coding sequence GTGACCGCCACCGCCCGCCACCAGCACTGGATCGACGGCGAGGACGCCGAGCCGGCCGACCGGGCCTGGCTGCCCACGCTCGACCCGGCCACCCGCGAGCGCGGCGACGAGATCGCCGCGGGCGGCCCGGCCGACGTGGACCGGGCCGTGGCGGCCGCCGAGCGGGCCCGGCGCGAGTGGGCCGACCTCTCCCCCGCCGCGCGCGGGGCCGTACTGCACCGAATCGCCGACCTGATCGCCGAGGACGCCGAGACGCTGATGCGGCTGGAGCGGGCGTGCACGGGCAAGGTCACGGCCCAACTCCGCCTGGAGATCGACCTGTCGGCGCAGTACTTCCGCTACTACGCGGGCGTCGTACGGGCCGCCGGACAGGGCGGAGTCATCGAGCAGGGCGCGGGCGTCCACACGTACACGCGCTACGAGCCGTACGGCGTCGTCGGGGTCGTCACCCCGTGGAACCTGCCCCTGAACCAGGCGTGCCGGGCCCTCGCCCCCGCGCTGGCGATGGGGAACGCGGTGGTGGCCAAGCCCTCGGAGTTCACCTCCGTCTCGACCCTGCGCCTGGCGCGGCTCGCCTCCCGGGCGGGGCTGCCGGACGGGATCCTGAACGTGGTCACCGGCACCGGGCCCGAGGCGGGCGCCGCGCTCGCCGCGCATCCCGGGGTACGGCGGCTCGCCTTCACCGGATCGGTGGCCACCGGACGGCTGCTGGCCGGCGTCGCGGCGGCCCGGCTCGTCCCGCTCACCCTCGAACTGGGCTGCAAGTCACCGCTGTTGGTGTTCGCCGACGCGGATCTGGACCGTGCGGTCGACGCGGTCGTGACGGCGCTCGCGGCCAACTCCGGGCAGGTGTGCTCGGCCGCCACCCGGCTGCTGGTGGAGGAGAGCGTCCACGACGAGGTGGTGGACCGGGTCGTCGCCGCCGTCGAGAAGCTCCGGCCCGGCGTGGACTTCGGCCCGCTGATCACCGAGGCGCAGTACCGGAAGGTCCTCGGCTTCCTCACGGACGCCGACTCGCCCGTCCCGGTGACCGGCGGCGGCCCGTACACCGACGGCCCGGCGGCCCGTGGACTGTACGTACGGCCCACCGTGTACGCCCGCGTCGACCCGGGCGCGCGCCTGGCCCGCGAGGAGGTCTTCGGGCCGGTGCTGGTCACGCTGCCCTTCCGCGACGAGGCCGACGCGCTCGCCCTCGCCAATGACACCGACTACGGGCTCGTCGCCGCGGTGTGGAGCGGCGACCTGGCCCGCGGGCTGCGCCTGGCCGAGCGCATCGACGCCGGTCAAGTCGCTGTCAACGGAGGCCCGTTGACCGTGGAGACCCCGTTCGGCGGCTACAAGCAGAGCGGCTACGGACGCGAGAAGGGCCTGGCCGCCCTGCACGAGTACGCCCAGCTCAAGACCGTCAGCGCACGCCTGTACTGA
- a CDS encoding aromatic ring-hydroxylating dioxygenase subunit alpha yields MAHFPKPSEGSWTEHFKIDTEPVSYADSISPEHYELERDAIFRRTWLNVGRVEQLPRKGSYFTKELDAARASVIVVRGTDGEVRAFHNVCRHRGNKLVWDDFPREETKGNCRAFTCKYHAWRYDLEGKLTFVQQESEFFDLDKSRYGLLPVHAEVWEGFIFVNLDPDNTTSLKDYLGRFGQGIEGYPFHKLTQVHKYRAEIGSNWKLFIDAFAEFYHAPILHSGQYVADEAAKIKKYGYEALSYDIDGPHSMVSSWGGIAPPKARAMVKPIERALRSGLFGPWEEPDIGLTTEQLPPAINPTRSKVWGMDSFVFFPNFMLLVWRPNWVLTYHYWPTSHHTHIFEGTAYFVPPQNAFQRLQQELAVVSFKEYGLQDGNTLEATQTMLESRTLDEFPLCDQEVLLRHLHTTARKFVDSYAKQPSTAS; encoded by the coding sequence ATGGCGCACTTCCCGAAGCCCTCCGAGGGCAGCTGGACCGAGCACTTCAAGATCGACACCGAGCCGGTCTCGTACGCGGACTCGATCTCACCGGAGCACTACGAGCTCGAACGCGACGCCATCTTCCGCCGGACCTGGCTGAACGTCGGGCGCGTGGAGCAACTCCCGCGCAAGGGGAGCTACTTCACCAAGGAGCTGGACGCCGCCCGTGCATCCGTCATCGTGGTGCGCGGCACGGACGGGGAGGTGCGCGCCTTCCACAACGTCTGCCGGCACCGCGGCAACAAGCTCGTGTGGGACGACTTCCCCCGCGAGGAGACCAAGGGCAACTGCCGCGCCTTCACCTGCAAGTACCACGCCTGGCGCTACGACCTCGAGGGCAAGCTCACCTTCGTCCAGCAGGAATCGGAGTTCTTCGACCTCGACAAGTCGCGCTACGGGCTGCTGCCGGTGCACGCCGAGGTGTGGGAGGGCTTCATCTTCGTCAACCTCGACCCCGACAACACCACGTCACTGAAGGACTACCTCGGCCGGTTCGGCCAGGGCATCGAGGGCTACCCGTTCCACAAGCTCACCCAGGTGCACAAGTACCGCGCCGAGATCGGCAGCAACTGGAAGCTGTTCATCGACGCGTTCGCCGAGTTCTACCACGCGCCGATCCTGCACTCCGGCCAGTACGTGGCCGACGAGGCCGCCAAGATCAAGAAGTACGGCTACGAGGCGCTGTCGTACGACATCGACGGCCCGCACAGCATGGTCTCCTCCTGGGGCGGCATCGCCCCGCCGAAGGCCCGGGCGATGGTCAAGCCGATCGAACGGGCCCTGCGCAGCGGCCTGTTCGGCCCCTGGGAGGAGCCCGACATCGGGCTCACCACCGAGCAGCTGCCGCCCGCGATCAACCCGACCCGCAGCAAGGTCTGGGGCATGGACTCCTTCGTGTTCTTCCCCAACTTCATGCTGCTGGTGTGGCGGCCCAACTGGGTGCTGACCTACCACTACTGGCCCACCTCGCACCACACCCACATCTTCGAGGGCACCGCCTACTTCGTGCCGCCGCAGAACGCCTTCCAACGGCTCCAGCAGGAGCTGGCGGTGGTGTCGTTCAAGGAGTACGGACTGCAGGACGGCAACACCCTGGAGGCCACCCAGACCATGCTGGAGTCGCGCACGCTGGACGAGTTCCCGCTCTGCGACCAGGAAGTGCTGCTGCGCCATCTGCACACCACCGCGCGGAAGTTCGTGGATTCCTACGCCAAGCAGCCGTCCACCGCGTCCTGA
- a CDS encoding amidohydrolase family protein translates to MAGREERPPVLLRAARLLDVDKGELVEPGELLVVGERIAEVGRPARLPEDTVVHDLGDVTLLPGLMDMEVNLFLGGPDHRSPLIPVQEDPAVRTLRAVANARRTLHRGYTTVRNLGLFVQTGGVLLDVALKKAIDLGWVEGPRIVPAGHAIAPTGGHLDPTMFQAFAPGVLPLTVEEGIADGVSQVRRAVRYQLKYGARVIKVCASNGVMSHTGPAGAQQYSDEELRAAVDEAHRAGVKVAAHCMGDSAIRSAVEAGVDCIEHGFLASDATLDLMVERGTFLVATTYLTEGMNTEHADPALQAKAAEVFPRARESTARAIRRGVRIALGTDAPAIPHGRGAKELLALAERGMRPLDALRAATVVAADLIDADDRGRLREGLLADVVAVPGDPLADLSVTEQVSFVMKGGQVYRDDRRGA, encoded by the coding sequence ATGGCCGGACGTGAGGAGCGGCCGCCGGTGCTGCTGCGCGCGGCCCGGCTGCTCGACGTCGACAAGGGCGAACTCGTCGAGCCCGGCGAGCTGTTGGTGGTGGGCGAGCGCATCGCCGAGGTGGGGCGGCCGGCCCGGCTGCCCGAGGACACGGTGGTGCACGACCTCGGGGACGTCACCCTGCTGCCGGGCCTGATGGACATGGAGGTCAACCTCTTCCTCGGCGGCCCCGACCACCGCAGTCCGCTCATCCCGGTCCAGGAGGACCCCGCCGTACGGACCCTGCGCGCGGTCGCCAACGCCCGCCGTACGCTCCACCGCGGCTACACGACCGTACGCAACCTCGGTCTGTTCGTGCAGACCGGCGGCGTGCTCCTGGACGTCGCGCTGAAGAAGGCGATCGACCTGGGGTGGGTGGAGGGGCCGCGGATCGTGCCCGCGGGGCATGCGATCGCCCCGACCGGCGGGCATCTCGACCCGACCATGTTCCAGGCCTTCGCCCCCGGCGTGCTGCCCCTCACCGTGGAGGAGGGCATCGCCGACGGGGTGTCCCAGGTGCGCAGGGCGGTCCGTTACCAGCTCAAGTACGGGGCCCGGGTCATCAAGGTGTGCGCGTCCAACGGGGTCATGTCGCACACCGGGCCCGCGGGCGCCCAGCAGTACTCGGACGAGGAGCTGCGCGCCGCCGTCGACGAGGCGCACCGGGCGGGCGTGAAGGTCGCCGCGCACTGCATGGGCGACTCGGCGATCCGGTCCGCCGTCGAGGCCGGCGTCGACTGCATCGAGCACGGCTTCCTCGCGAGCGACGCCACCCTCGACCTGATGGTGGAACGCGGCACCTTCCTGGTGGCCACCACCTATCTGACCGAGGGCATGAACACCGAGCACGCCGACCCGGCCCTCCAGGCGAAGGCCGCCGAGGTCTTCCCGCGCGCCCGGGAGTCCACCGCCCGGGCGATCCGGCGCGGCGTCAGGATCGCGCTCGGCACCGACGCGCCCGCGATCCCGCACGGCCGGGGCGCCAAGGAGCTGCTCGCCCTGGCCGAGAGGGGCATGCGCCCGCTGGACGCGCTGCGCGCCGCCACCGTCGTCGCCGCCGACCTGATCGACGCCGACGACCGGGGCCGGCTGAGGGAGGGCCTGCTCGCGGACGTCGTCGCCGTGCCGGGCGACCCGCTCGCCGACCTCTCCGTCACGGAACAGGTGTCCTTCGTGATGAAGGGCGGACAGGTCTACCGGGACGACCGGCGCGGCGCCTGA
- a CDS encoding GMC family oxidoreductase: MYDYVVVGAGSAGCVLADRLSRDPGVRVLLVEAGGADRHPYLRIPKGVGKLFGDPAFSWHYRTRPLREGGNPEVWVRGKVLGGSSSVNGMVYNRGSRADWDALERLGNPGWGWDAILPAFRAMEDNALGATDTRGTGGPLHVSGVRDPDPLCDELVATGGALGLRTVTDVNEDDGERIGYAMATVKAGQRFSAARAFLRPARSRPNLAVAVGATALRVLFDGDKAVGVRVRTAGGAEEDVRAAREVVLSLGSLGTPKLLQVSGVGPADVLRSAGVDVRLDRPQVGARLREHRCLALRFRLNAPLGVNRRLATPAARARTGAGYLLTRKGPLARPAYDVIGFLKTRPELDRPDAEVLLAPWSLGALAPGKPAAVEREPGVSACAMVLRPTSEGSLAITSADPDGGLDIDPGYWRTAHDRQVGVDLFRRLREFFAAEPIASRIRRETFPGPGVESDEEIIGSSLDGGYCGFHAIGTCGMGAAPDDVTDARLRVRGVDGLRVVDASVLPVMVAGNLNGPVMAMAWRAAGFILDES, translated from the coding sequence ATGTACGACTACGTCGTCGTCGGCGCCGGATCGGCGGGGTGCGTGCTGGCCGACCGGCTCTCGCGCGACCCCGGGGTGCGGGTGCTGCTCGTCGAGGCGGGCGGCGCCGACCGGCACCCCTATCTGAGAATCCCCAAGGGGGTCGGGAAGCTGTTCGGCGACCCCGCCTTCTCCTGGCACTACCGCACCCGCCCGCTGCGCGAGGGCGGCAACCCGGAGGTGTGGGTGCGCGGCAAGGTGCTGGGCGGCTCCAGCTCCGTCAACGGCATGGTCTACAACCGGGGGAGCCGGGCCGACTGGGACGCCCTGGAGCGGCTCGGCAACCCCGGCTGGGGCTGGGACGCGATCCTGCCCGCCTTCCGCGCGATGGAGGACAACGCGCTGGGCGCCACGGACACCCGGGGCACGGGCGGCCCCCTGCATGTGTCCGGTGTCCGCGACCCCGACCCGCTCTGCGACGAACTCGTCGCCACCGGCGGGGCGTTGGGCCTGCGGACCGTCACCGACGTGAACGAGGACGACGGCGAGCGCATCGGCTACGCCATGGCCACCGTCAAGGCCGGCCAACGCTTCAGCGCCGCCCGCGCCTTCCTCCGCCCGGCCCGCTCCCGCCCCAACCTCGCCGTCGCCGTCGGCGCCACCGCGCTGCGCGTCCTGTTCGACGGCGACAAGGCCGTCGGCGTCCGGGTGCGCACCGCGGGGGGCGCCGAGGAGGACGTACGGGCCGCCCGTGAGGTCGTCCTCAGCCTCGGCAGCCTCGGCACGCCCAAGCTGCTCCAGGTCTCCGGCGTCGGCCCCGCCGACGTCCTGCGGTCCGCCGGCGTCGACGTCCGCCTGGACCGGCCGCAGGTCGGCGCGCGCCTGCGCGAACACCGGTGCCTGGCCCTGCGGTTCCGCCTCAACGCCCCGCTCGGCGTCAACCGCCGCCTCGCCACCCCGGCCGCCCGGGCCCGTACCGGGGCCGGCTATCTCCTCACCCGCAAGGGCCCGCTGGCCCGGCCCGCCTACGACGTGATCGGCTTCCTCAAGACCCGGCCGGAGCTCGACCGCCCCGACGCCGAGGTCCTGCTCGCCCCCTGGTCCCTCGGCGCGCTCGCACCGGGCAAGCCGGCGGCCGTGGAACGGGAGCCCGGGGTGTCCGCCTGCGCGATGGTGCTGCGGCCCACCTCGGAGGGGTCCCTGGCGATCACCTCGGCCGACCCGGACGGCGGCCTGGACATCGACCCCGGGTACTGGCGCACGGCCCACGACCGCCAGGTCGGCGTCGATCTCTTCCGGCGGCTGCGGGAGTTCTTCGCGGCCGAGCCGATCGCCTCCCGGATCAGACGGGAGACGTTTCCCGGGCCGGGCGTGGAGAGCGACGAGGAGATCATCGGCTCCTCTCTCGACGGCGGCTACTGCGGCTTCCACGCGATCGGCACCTGCGGGATGGGCGCCGCGCCGGACGACGTGACCGACGCCCGGCTGCGGGTCCGCGGGGTCGACGGTCTCCGGGTCGTCGACGCCTCCGTACTGCCCGTGATGGTCGCCGGGAACCTCAACGGGCCCGTGATGGCGATGGCCTGGCGGGCGGCGGGGTTCATCCTCGACGAGAGCTGA
- a CDS encoding alpha/beta hydrolase fold domain-containing protein — protein MASEVRVEEGPFGPEVRPGQGAVEQTVLFLHGDPRLAGTPQDALPTARELARSTGYAVVCARYRPRFPQALDDVYAAWEHCRAQGGAVAVAGKRLGAALAAGLLLRLRDEGAAPPSCAVLASPLLDFTLDAPSLLLNAAADRTVDAESLPVRAAAYAGAASRSNPLLSPLHGNLHGLPPIQLHAAGTEVLLDDALSFATRAAHSGVAVDLRVYEDASAQGMRQVEAMAEFLRVRRPSGSPQRGPAFSPSRV, from the coding sequence GTGGCAAGTGAAGTCCGCGTCGAGGAAGGTCCGTTCGGGCCGGAGGTGCGACCCGGCCAGGGCGCCGTGGAGCAGACGGTGCTGTTTCTGCACGGGGACCCGCGGCTCGCGGGCACCCCGCAGGACGCGTTGCCCACCGCGCGCGAGCTGGCCCGCTCCACCGGGTACGCGGTGGTCTGCGCCCGCTACCGGCCCCGGTTCCCGCAGGCGCTCGACGACGTGTACGCGGCCTGGGAGCACTGCCGGGCCCAGGGCGGCGCGGTGGCGGTGGCCGGCAAGCGGCTGGGCGCGGCGCTCGCCGCCGGACTGCTGCTGCGGCTGCGCGACGAGGGCGCCGCGCCGCCCTCCTGCGCGGTGCTCGCCTCCCCGCTCCTCGACTTCACTCTGGACGCGCCGAGTCTGCTGCTCAACGCGGCCGCCGACCGCACGGTGGACGCCGAGTCGCTGCCGGTGCGGGCGGCCGCGTACGCGGGAGCCGCGTCCCGCAGCAACCCGCTGCTCAGCCCGCTGCACGGCAATCTGCACGGGCTGCCGCCGATCCAGCTGCACGCGGCGGGCACGGAGGTCCTGCTGGACGACGCCCTGTCGTTCGCCACCCGCGCGGCGCATTCGGGGGTGGCCGTGGACCTGCGGGTCTACGAGGACGCTTCGGCGCAGGGGATGCGGCAGGTGGAGGCGATGGCGGAGTTCCTGCGGGTGCGGCGTCCGAGCGGCAGCCCGCAGCGCGGGCCGGCGTTCAGCCCGTCCCGCGTCTGA
- a CDS encoding enoyl-CoA hydratase/isomerase family protein, translating into MVELELEDGLAVVTIDRPHARNAIDLATMAELEKALDAAEGALALAVTGAGDRAFVSGGDLKELARLRTEPEAAAMALRMRAVCDRIAAFPGPVVAALNGHALGGGAEVAVAADVRVAAEDVRIGFTQSRLAIVPAWGGAERLARLVGPGRALLLAGSGRVLDAAEAERAGLVDVVLPRAGFPAAWRELARGLATEQAREIKRLVTLARAPEEAAAAFARLWVADEHWEAAERVMSRGK; encoded by the coding sequence ATGGTGGAACTGGAGCTGGAGGACGGTCTCGCCGTCGTCACGATCGACCGGCCGCACGCCCGCAACGCCATCGACCTGGCCACCATGGCCGAGTTGGAGAAGGCCCTGGACGCGGCCGAGGGCGCGCTCGCGCTGGCGGTCACCGGGGCGGGCGACAGGGCGTTCGTGTCCGGCGGCGACCTGAAGGAGCTGGCGCGGCTGCGCACCGAGCCGGAAGCGGCCGCGATGGCGCTGCGGATGCGGGCCGTGTGCGACCGGATCGCCGCGTTCCCGGGGCCGGTCGTGGCCGCGCTCAACGGGCACGCGCTGGGCGGGGGCGCGGAGGTGGCGGTCGCCGCCGACGTCCGCGTCGCCGCCGAGGACGTCCGCATCGGCTTCACCCAGTCCCGGCTGGCGATCGTGCCGGCCTGGGGCGGAGCCGAGCGGCTGGCCCGACTGGTGGGTCCGGGGCGGGCGCTGCTGCTGGCCGGCTCCGGCCGGGTGCTGGACGCGGCCGAGGCCGAGCGGGCGGGCCTGGTCGACGTGGTCCTGCCGCGCGCCGGATTCCCGGCCGCCTGGCGGGAGTTGGCGCGGGGACTGGCCACCGAGCAGGCCCGCGAGATCAAGAGACTGGTCACCCTCGCGCGCGCTCCGGAGGAGGCCGCCGCGGCCTTCGCCCGGCTGTGGGTTGCCGACGAACACTGGGAAGCGGCCGAGAGGGTGATGTCCCGTGGCAAGTGA